The Sulfurimonas lithotrophica genome includes a region encoding these proteins:
- the plsX gene encoding phosphate acyltransferase PlsX has product MVKIAIDAMGGDFGPEPIVTGCIQALKKKKFIPILVGKKDEILPLLPRRYRGKISIVDTDDVISMSDAATDAVKRKDSTIYKAMDLVRDGEADGVVSAGHSGATMTLATLRLGRLEGVSRPALAALMPTKNHRRSILLDVGANVDSKPEHLAQFAIMGGCYAEDMFDIDKPSIGLLANGEEKSKGNEVTKATYKILEGYKGFAGNVEGGDIFNGSTDVIVCDGFVGNLVLKSSEGVASTVSGLIKEYIRKSPVSITGALLMRKVFKLLKKQMDYEEVGGAPLIGIKGCAIVSHGKSGPKAIKNAIFQAIDYTETGVNEHIIKRIADLNEKQSTKG; this is encoded by the coding sequence ATGGTAAAAATTGCTATTGATGCAATGGGTGGGGACTTCGGTCCTGAACCGATTGTTACAGGCTGTATTCAAGCTTTAAAGAAAAAAAAGTTTATACCAATTCTTGTAGGTAAAAAAGATGAAATTTTACCTCTGTTACCAAGACGTTATAGAGGTAAAATTTCTATAGTAGATACAGATGATGTTATCTCAATGAGTGATGCTGCCACCGATGCTGTAAAACGCAAAGATAGCACTATCTATAAAGCTATGGATTTAGTACGAGACGGTGAAGCAGACGGTGTAGTATCAGCTGGACACAGCGGTGCTACAATGACGCTTGCTACTTTAAGACTAGGTCGCTTAGAAGGTGTCTCCCGTCCTGCACTTGCGGCGTTGATGCCGACTAAAAATCATAGACGTTCTATTTTATTGGATGTTGGTGCTAATGTTGATTCCAAACCTGAACATCTAGCTCAATTTGCAATAATGGGCGGATGTTATGCCGAAGATATGTTTGATATAGATAAGCCTTCAATTGGCTTGCTTGCAAACGGTGAAGAAAAATCCAAAGGAAATGAAGTAACAAAAGCTACTTATAAGATTCTTGAAGGATACAAAGGTTTTGCCGGAAATGTTGAAGGTGGAGATATCTTTAACGGAAGTACGGATGTAATCGTTTGTGACGGCTTTGTAGGAAATCTTGTTTTAAAATCAAGTGAAGGCGTGGCTTCAACCGTAAGCGGATTAATTAAAGAGTATATCAGAAAATCACCTGTATCTATTACCGGTGCATTGTTAATGAGAAAAGTTTTTAAACTTTTAAAGAAGCAGATGGACTATGAAGAGGTAGGTGGAGCACCGCTTATCGGAATAAAAGGTTGTGCAATTGTTAGTCATGGAAAAAGCGGACCAAAAGCTATCAAAAATGCTATCTTTCAGGCTATCGACTATACAGAAACAGGTGTAAACGAACATATCATAAAGCGTATAGCCGATCTAAATGAAAAACAATCTACTAAAGGTTAA
- the rpmF gene encoding 50S ribosomal protein L32 has product MAVPKRRVSHSRSAKRRTHYKIKLARPVKDKDGTYKLPHHINPTTGEYK; this is encoded by the coding sequence ATGGCAGTACCTAAGAGAAGAGTTTCTCATTCACGTTCAGCGAAAAGAAGAACTCACTATAAAATTAAATTGGCTCGTCCGGTAAAAGATAAAGATGGAACATACAAGTTACCACACCACATCAACCCTACTACCGGTGAGTATAAGTAA
- the ndk gene encoding nucleoside-diphosphate kinase: MERTLSIIKPDAVAKGVIGKILDRFESNGLKIAATKKIQLTRSDAEAFYAIHAERPFFNDLVDFMISGPVVVSVLEGEKAMAKNRELMGATNPKEAEAGTIRADFAENIDANAVHGSDSVENAAIEIAFFFSEREIS, translated from the coding sequence ATGGAACGTACACTATCAATTATTAAGCCAGACGCCGTAGCTAAGGGTGTTATTGGTAAAATATTAGACCGTTTTGAGAGTAATGGGCTTAAAATTGCAGCAACTAAAAAAATTCAATTAACTCGTTCAGATGCAGAAGCTTTTTATGCGATTCACGCAGAGAGACCTTTCTTTAATGATTTAGTCGATTTTATGATTTCGGGACCTGTTGTAGTTTCAGTTCTTGAAGGTGAAAAAGCAATGGCTAAAAACCGTGAATTAATGGGAGCTACAAATCCTAAAGAAGCAGAAGCAGGAACTATACGTGCAGACTTTGCAGAAAATATAGATGCAAATGCAGTTCATGGAAGCGATTCTGTTGAAAATGCTGCAATAGAGATTGCATTTTTCTTCTCAGAGAGAGAAATTTCATAA
- a CDS encoding 4Fe-4S dicluster domain-containing protein: protein MAVLINDTCINCGACIDECPVEAIVDEDDNPTGEEIYYVYGDKCVECVDHHDEPACATACPTEGCITWDAIGDSPSHRDDVTDEQRSNHEPVVE, encoded by the coding sequence ATGGCAGTATTAATTAATGATACATGTATTAACTGTGGTGCTTGTATTGACGAGTGTCCGGTAGAAGCAATCGTTGATGAGGATGATAATCCGACAGGTGAAGAAATTTATTACGTATATGGTGATAAATGTGTAGAATGTGTAGATCACCACGATGAGCCTGCATGTGCTACTGCGTGTCCTACAGAGGGCTGTATTACTTGGGATGCTATAGGTGATTCACCGTCACACCGTGATGATGTAACTGATGAACAACGTTCTAATCATGAACCTGTAGTAGAATAA
- the metK gene encoding methionine adenosyltransferase, protein MSQKEYIFTSESVTEGHPDKMADQISDAILDYIIENDKNARVACETLVSNGFCVIAGELKTTAYAPMQEIAREVIQEIGYTDATYGFDHRSAAVLNGIGEQSPDINQGVDQASGEIGAGDQGLMFGYACRETDVLMPLPIHLAHRLTQRLAEVRKEGIVPYLRPDGKAQISVKYIDGNPVSVETVVISTQHSPETSQEQIHKDMIEEVIKKVIPADMISENTIYHINPTGKFVIGGPQGDAGLTGRKIIVDTYGGSCPHGGGAFSGKDPTKVDRSAAYAARWVAKNLVASGACDKATLQVAYAIGVVQPVSIMVDTHGTGKIDEAKIEECVKELFDLSPKGIIESLDLLRPIYKQTAAYGHFGREEFPWEQTNKVEDIRNYLKI, encoded by the coding sequence ATGTCACAAAAAGAGTACATATTTACTTCAGAGTCTGTAACAGAAGGGCATCCTGATAAGATGGCTGATCAAATCAGTGATGCAATTTTGGATTATATTATTGAAAATGATAAAAATGCTAGAGTAGCGTGTGAGACTTTAGTATCTAATGGTTTTTGTGTAATAGCAGGCGAACTGAAGACAACGGCGTATGCGCCGATGCAAGAGATTGCAAGAGAAGTTATTCAGGAAATAGGCTATACAGATGCTACCTATGGCTTTGACCATAGATCTGCCGCTGTATTAAACGGTATCGGTGAGCAGTCACCTGATATTAATCAAGGTGTCGATCAAGCCAGCGGTGAGATTGGTGCCGGTGACCAAGGTTTGATGTTTGGTTATGCATGTCGTGAAACGGATGTGCTTATGCCGTTGCCAATTCACCTAGCACACCGCTTAACGCAAAGACTGGCAGAAGTTAGAAAAGAGGGGATTGTTCCTTATCTACGCCCTGACGGTAAAGCTCAAATTTCTGTGAAGTATATTGATGGAAATCCGGTTTCTGTAGAGACTGTTGTTATTTCTACTCAACACTCTCCGGAAACTAGTCAAGAGCAGATTCATAAAGATATGATCGAAGAGGTTATTAAAAAAGTTATTCCTGCAGATATGATAAGTGAAAATACAATCTATCATATCAATCCTACAGGTAAGTTCGTAATCGGTGGACCGCAAGGCGATGCGGGTCTTACAGGTCGTAAAATTATTGTTGATACTTATGGTGGAAGCTGTCCTCACGGTGGTGGAGCATTTAGTGGAAAAGATCCTACTAAGGTTGACAGAAGTGCAGCTTATGCAGCAAGATGGGTTGCTAAAAATCTTGTAGCATCCGGAGCTTGTGATAAAGCTACACTACAAGTTGCTTACGCTATCGGTGTAGTTCAGCCAGTTTCAATTATGGTTGATACTCACGGGACTGGAAAAATAGATGAAGCTAAGATTGAAGAGTGTGTAAAAGAGCTTTTTGATCTTTCGCCTAAAGGTATTATAGAATCACTGGATTTACTACGTCCAATCTACAAGCAAACTGCTGCTTACGGGCATTTTGGTCGCGAAGAGTTTCCTTGGGAACAAACAAATAAAGTAGAAGATATTAGAAACTACTTGAAAATTTAA
- a CDS encoding peroxiredoxin yields the protein MLVTNPAPDFTATTVLADGSIVEDFKLSENFGEKGTVLFFYPLDFTFVCPSEIIAFSHRIEDFKSRGVNVIGVSVDSQFSHFAWRETPVDKGGIGRIKYPLVADLSKQISRDYDVLFGESVALRGSFLIDGKGIVRHAVINDLPLGRNIDEMIRMVDAMQFTDEHGEVCAAGWNKGDEGMKPTTEGVAEYLGKHENNL from the coding sequence ATGTTAGTAACAAACCCAGCTCCGGATTTTACGGCAACTACAGTATTAGCAGACGGTTCAATCGTTGAAGATTTTAAACTAAGTGAAAACTTTGGTGAAAAAGGTACGGTTTTATTCTTCTATCCGTTAGACTTTACTTTCGTATGTCCGTCTGAGATTATTGCATTCTCTCACAGAATTGAAGATTTTAAATCTCGCGGTGTTAATGTTATAGGTGTATCTGTTGATTCTCAATTTTCACACTTTGCATGGAGAGAAACTCCTGTTGATAAAGGTGGAATCGGGCGTATCAAATATCCACTGGTTGCAGATTTAAGTAAACAAATTTCAAGAGACTATGATGTACTTTTCGGTGAGTCTGTTGCTCTTCGCGGTTCATTCTTAATAGATGGAAAAGGTATTGTTCGTCACGCTGTTATAAACGACTTACCACTTGGTCGTAACATAGATGAGATGATTCGTATGGTAGATGCTATGCAATTTACTGACGAGCACGGTGAAGTATGTGCTGCGGGTTGGAACAAAGGTGATGAAGGTATGAAACCTACAACTGAAGGTGTTGCTGAGTACCTTGGTAAACACGAAAATAATTTATAA
- a CDS encoding nitrate reductase, with product MYKFFLLFFLPTSILFAKDIYPTKEYKSFGFVNDFVVDGGKLYAANDEGSVDIFDTKTQKLIEQIVLPPVNTAMGKLIAANILSVDRINNKTLLVSMGRNGFRNVWIYENNKLKQIVDESKKLTIKEARFVNNEQIIFGTFGSEIILHDTSEQYNLYKAHVSYSTLGDITLNTDKTKMILSDESGEIKLIDIKTSNIEKTYNSQNVDNVYRVAYANGVIITAGQDRRVAVYQNDKEDYHIKSNFLVYCVGLSPSGKTGIYSADAQNNLQVFNTQTKKMGDRLVGHNSLINQIKFISENELYSVGSRNKIFYWRLD from the coding sequence TTGTATAAGTTTTTTCTCCTCTTTTTTTTACCGACGTCAATACTTTTTGCCAAAGATATATATCCAACTAAAGAGTACAAGTCTTTTGGATTTGTGAACGACTTTGTTGTAGATGGTGGTAAACTTTATGCCGCAAATGATGAAGGCAGTGTTGATATATTTGATACAAAAACACAAAAACTTATTGAGCAGATTGTACTACCACCCGTAAATACCGCTATGGGGAAACTAATAGCTGCAAATATACTAAGCGTAGATAGAATAAACAACAAAACTTTACTTGTCAGTATGGGGCGTAATGGATTTAGAAATGTCTGGATATATGAGAACAATAAACTAAAGCAAATTGTGGATGAGTCTAAAAAGCTAACTATAAAAGAAGCCCGTTTTGTAAATAATGAGCAGATTATTTTTGGAACTTTCGGCTCGGAAATAATTTTACACGATACGTCCGAGCAGTATAATCTTTACAAAGCCCATGTATCTTACTCCACACTTGGAGATATAACTCTAAATACAGACAAAACAAAAATGATTTTATCTGATGAGAGCGGAGAGATAAAACTTATAGATATAAAAACTTCAAACATAGAAAAAACCTACAACTCTCAAAACGTGGATAATGTTTACCGTGTGGCATATGCAAACGGTGTTATTATCACAGCAGGACAAGACAGACGTGTAGCCGTATATCAAAACGACAAAGAAGACTACCATATAAAAAGCAACTTTTTAGTTTACTGTGTAGGTCTTAGTCCAAGCGGCAAAACAGGTATCTACTCAGCAGATGCGCAAAACAATCTTCAAGTATTTAACACCCAGACAAAAAAGATGGGTGATAGACTTGTTGGTCACAACAGCCTAATAAATCAAATCAAATTTATAAGCGAAAATGAACTATACAGTGTAGGAAGTCGTAATAAGATTTTTTATTGGAGACTTGACTGA
- a CDS encoding ATP-dependent DNA helicase produces the protein MKILETILEKLKNKQNIFLTGGAGVGKTTMTRQIIDSYTQDAKKIARLASTGMAATLIDGQTLHSFLDLGISNNLEELQNSGKFEIKKKIKKLIFSMDLIVIDEISMVSDTLFEMIELRLKQAEFKGSVLVVGDFLQLPPVVRGSSEVNFAFESQAWSNFAFEIVELTHIYRTDDKKFIELLGDVRRGYVDEDVHNHLNEYIKPLPEDYSQFTYLFGKNISASAHNKAQLEFVDGDLLTKDAQIIKHNNSVKDSEIENFIRDARIEKSLELKIGVPVLFTRNAWNYFNGQKGRVVNMDAQYIYVQKADGKIVKLEPVRMSKSKWVEKVKEGKKQLQEEDVFSIYQYPIKLAYAITIHKSQGMSIEDLIIATHEIFAPSQFYVALSRCSNPKRLNLIAPNRQWYELIYANKKALDFATQSSLQ, from the coding sequence ATGAAAATTTTAGAGACAATCTTAGAAAAACTAAAAAATAAACAAAACATCTTTTTAACCGGTGGTGCAGGTGTCGGCAAAACGACAATGACTAGACAAATCATAGATTCATATACCCAAGATGCAAAAAAAATAGCACGTCTTGCATCTACGGGTATGGCAGCTACTTTGATAGATGGGCAGACTCTTCACAGTTTTTTGGATCTTGGCATCTCAAATAACCTAGAGGAGCTGCAAAACAGCGGTAAGTTTGAGATAAAAAAGAAAATAAAAAAGCTTATATTTTCTATGGATTTGATAGTTATAGATGAAATCTCAATGGTTAGTGATACTCTTTTTGAGATGATTGAACTTCGTCTAAAACAAGCTGAGTTTAAAGGCTCTGTTTTAGTCGTGGGTGATTTTTTACAACTCCCTCCCGTAGTTCGCGGAAGCAGTGAAGTGAACTTTGCTTTTGAATCACAAGCTTGGAGTAATTTTGCTTTTGAGATAGTTGAACTTACTCATATATACAGAACCGACGATAAAAAATTCATCGAGCTTTTAGGAGATGTAAGGCGTGGATATGTGGATGAAGATGTACATAACCATCTAAACGAATACATAAAACCTCTGCCTGAAGACTATAGTCAGTTTACTTACCTTTTTGGAAAAAATATATCTGCATCTGCACATAATAAAGCTCAACTTGAATTTGTAGATGGAGACTTGCTCACCAAAGATGCCCAAATCATAAAACATAATAACTCGGTAAAAGATTCCGAGATTGAAAACTTTATACGCGATGCAAGGATTGAGAAGAGTTTGGAGTTAAAAATAGGCGTACCTGTTTTATTTACAAGAAATGCTTGGAATTATTTTAACGGTCAAAAGGGCAGGGTTGTAAATATGGATGCCCAGTATATATATGTTCAAAAAGCCGATGGAAAAATAGTAAAGCTTGAACCTGTTAGAATGAGTAAATCAAAATGGGTTGAAAAAGTAAAAGAGGGTAAAAAACAGCTTCAAGAAGAGGACGTTTTTAGCATCTACCAATACCCTATAAAACTCGCTTACGCAATAACTATCCATAAATCTCAAGGGATGAGTATAGAGGATTTGATAATAGCTACGCATGAGATATTTGCACCGAGTCAGTTTTATGTAGCACTATCGCGTTGTTCAAATCCAAAAAGACTAAACCTAATTGCCCCAAACAGACAATGGTACGAGCTTATATATGCAAATAAAAAAGCTTTGGATTTTGCAACTCAGTCAAGTCTCCAATAA
- a CDS encoding vWA domain-containing protein: MSSADKISKAKAKLLVDYPFFGSLASRVDIVQNDDIEAFRANESKLEYSTLFINEASIDEIEFALANSAMHASLSHENRKNNRSGWLWQMATDYAINDMLVESGLERPYQAHYSKRFEGLYAEEIYALLKDDILRDDENLEYEADNADDIEKDDSKQNNETKKESSTEQILNDQLFEEFVLSEIQKEKDDARFPEAVKRFFSLDAKGKINWRDELRDAIDRYARDDFTMMPPNKKYLYMGFYLPSAISETFNLVVAIDSSGSIDDELLSEFLSELNYLMLSVPKYKIDVLICDDKIHSHNTFYTGDTLEVDVKGGGGTDFRPVFSYIEESLEDTKLLLYFSDLDGVFPKDKPNYEVKWVSKNDVEIPFGDVILIDK, translated from the coding sequence ATGTCCTCTGCAGATAAAATCTCAAAAGCAAAAGCTAAACTTTTAGTAGATTATCCCTTTTTCGGCTCACTTGCATCTAGGGTAGATATAGTTCAAAACGACGATATCGAAGCTTTTAGGGCAAATGAGTCAAAGCTTGAGTACAGTACATTGTTTATAAATGAAGCAAGTATAGATGAGATAGAGTTTGCCTTGGCAAATTCCGCTATGCATGCCTCTTTATCGCATGAAAATAGAAAGAACAATCGTTCAGGGTGGTTATGGCAGATGGCAACAGACTATGCTATAAACGATATGCTTGTAGAGAGCGGATTAGAGAGACCTTATCAGGCTCATTACTCCAAGCGTTTTGAAGGTTTGTATGCCGAAGAGATATATGCCTTGTTAAAAGATGACATTTTACGCGATGATGAAAATTTAGAATATGAAGCCGATAATGCAGACGATATAGAAAAAGATGATTCTAAACAAAATAACGAAACTAAAAAAGAGAGTTCAACTGAACAGATTTTAAATGACCAGCTTTTTGAAGAGTTTGTTCTCTCAGAAATACAAAAAGAAAAAGATGATGCACGTTTTCCCGAGGCAGTAAAAAGATTTTTTTCTTTAGATGCTAAGGGTAAAATTAATTGGCGTGATGAGCTAAGAGATGCAATAGACAGGTATGCAAGGGATGACTTTACTATGATGCCTCCAAATAAAAAGTATCTATATATGGGTTTTTATCTGCCTTCTGCAATAAGTGAGACTTTTAATCTTGTCGTAGCCATTGATTCATCAGGCTCGATTGATGATGAACTATTAAGTGAGTTTTTAAGCGAGTTAAATTACCTGATGCTAAGTGTGCCAAAGTATAAGATAGATGTTTTGATATGTGATGACAAGATACACTCGCATAACACTTTTTACACGGGAGATACACTCGAAGTTGATGTAAAAGGCGGCGGCGGTACAGATTTTCGTCCTGTTTTTTCATATATAGAAGAGAGTTTGGAAGATACAAAGTTATTGCTTTACTTTTCCGATTTAGACGGTGTTTTTCCAAAAGATAAGCCAAACTACGAAGTAAAGTGGGTTAGTAAAAATGATGTTGAAATACCTTTTGGAGATGTTATTTTAATAGATAAATAA
- a CDS encoding AAA family ATPase produces MKAHDLSVTLSKLTDKKVPVFLWGAPGIGKSSIVKQIAQKKDIGFIDLRLALMDPTDLKGIPFYDRDAHQALWAPPAFLPKDGEGILFLDELNSAPPSVQASAYQLILDRRVGEYELPDGWAIVAAGNREGDKGVTYKMGAPLANRFVHFEMDISVEDWCDWAYQNNIDESIIGYISYKNEHLFTFDAKNLEKSFATPRSWEYVDKVLKSEIDASVLLETISGAISKEVAVGYLSFKKVQNKLPNIEDILNSGEAEYPQEADVLHALSVGLVSAVLRDVDALDNVLKYSLNLKGEFSVKVVQDLQRNSVSMEHSAVFKEWVEKFAYLLA; encoded by the coding sequence ATGAAAGCACACGATTTAAGTGTAACTTTAAGTAAGTTGACGGATAAAAAAGTACCCGTGTTTTTATGGGGAGCTCCCGGGATTGGTAAGAGTTCTATTGTTAAGCAGATTGCACAAAAAAAAGATATTGGTTTTATTGATTTACGTCTTGCTTTGATGGATCCTACAGATTTAAAAGGCATCCCTTTTTATGATAGAGATGCACATCAGGCACTTTGGGCGCCACCTGCTTTTTTACCTAAAGACGGAGAGGGCATACTCTTTTTAGATGAGCTAAACTCCGCACCGCCTAGTGTACAGGCATCTGCTTATCAGCTTATACTTGACAGACGTGTAGGTGAGTATGAACTACCAGACGGCTGGGCTATCGTCGCGGCGGGAAACCGAGAGGGTGATAAAGGTGTTACTTATAAGATGGGTGCACCACTTGCAAACAGGTTTGTTCACTTTGAGATGGATATAAGCGTAGAAGATTGGTGTGACTGGGCATATCAAAACAATATAGACGAGTCTATAATAGGGTATATCTCATACAAAAACGAGCATCTGTTTACCTTTGATGCAAAAAATTTGGAAAAATCTTTTGCAACTCCAAGAAGTTGGGAGTATGTAGATAAAGTTTTAAAGAGTGAGATAGATGCAAGTGTTTTGTTGGAGACCATATCAGGTGCTATATCTAAAGAGGTAGCAGTAGGATATCTTAGTTTTAAAAAGGTGCAAAACAAACTGCCGAATATTGAAGATATATTAAACAGCGGTGAAGCAGAATATCCACAAGAAGCGGATGTACTTCATGCTTTAAGTGTAGGACTTGTATCTGCCGTACTGAGAGATGTCGATGCACTTGATAATGTTTTAAAATACTCCCTAAATTTAAAAGGCGAGTTTAGTGTAAAGGTTGTTCAAGACCTGCAAAGAAACTCTGTAAGTATGGAACACTCTGCAGTATTTAAAGAGTGGGTTGAGAAATTTGCTTATTTATTGGCATAG
- the nhaA gene encoding Na+/H+ antiporter NhaA, which produces MKIYSPWEEAFDRIYSPFEHFLHSQTTSGLVLIAATLFALILANSPLAEVYNHAIHTKIDFSVGSWHLSHSLHHWINDGLMAIFFFMVGLEIKREILVGELSIFKNALLPIIAAIGGMIFPALIYTFFNHDGASANGWGIPMATDIAFAISALVLLGNRVSPALITFLVALAIVDDLGAVLVIAIFYTKQIIFLPLLLAFISFILLLIINRLGVHMILPYFIIGMFMWFFMLESGVHATIAGVLAALTIPSRPKFEPLKFTRKIRDLLDEYDSYPVATDYTTHDKQKAILNTIKRRIHEVGSPAQRLEQALHLPVGLVVIPVFALANAGIGIDFSSISSAIFSDVSLGIISGLVLGKVIGIFGISFLAIKMGITKLPENTTMYQIFGVSFLGGIGFTMSIFVADLAFIDSNTLIFEAKVGVLFASILSGTIGYLLLRNTSPVK; this is translated from the coding sequence TTGAAAATATACTCACCGTGGGAAGAAGCTTTTGATAGAATATATTCGCCTTTTGAACACTTTTTACATTCACAAACAACTTCCGGTTTAGTATTAATAGCCGCAACTTTATTTGCACTAATACTCGCAAATTCCCCTTTAGCAGAGGTTTACAACCATGCAATTCATACCAAAATAGATTTCAGCGTAGGTTCATGGCATCTCTCACACTCTTTGCATCACTGGATAAATGACGGTTTAATGGCAATATTTTTCTTTATGGTAGGCTTAGAGATAAAACGTGAAATATTAGTAGGTGAACTGTCTATTTTTAAAAATGCCCTTCTTCCGATTATAGCCGCAATAGGGGGGATGATTTTTCCTGCTTTAATATATACTTTTTTTAATCACGACGGAGCTAGTGCAAACGGATGGGGTATCCCGATGGCTACGGATATAGCCTTTGCAATTAGTGCACTTGTACTTTTAGGCAATCGTGTATCACCGGCACTTATTACTTTTTTGGTAGCCTTAGCAATTGTAGATGATTTGGGTGCGGTTTTGGTTATTGCTATATTTTATACCAAACAAATCATATTTTTACCGCTTCTACTGGCTTTTATTTCGTTTATATTGTTGCTTATTATAAACCGTTTGGGCGTGCATATGATTTTACCGTATTTTATAATCGGTATGTTTATGTGGTTTTTTATGCTCGAATCAGGTGTGCACGCTACTATAGCCGGTGTACTTGCAGCTCTTACTATACCTTCCAGACCAAAATTTGAGCCCCTTAAATTTACAAGAAAAATCAGAGATTTACTTGATGAATACGATAGTTATCCGGTAGCTACGGATTATACTACCCACGATAAGCAAAAAGCGATATTAAACACGATAAAAAGACGCATACACGAAGTGGGTTCACCTGCACAAAGACTTGAACAAGCCCTGCATCTACCGGTAGGTCTTGTCGTAATTCCTGTTTTTGCACTGGCAAATGCAGGAATTGGTATAGATTTTTCTTCTATCTCTTCGGCAATATTCTCTGACGTTTCTTTAGGTATTATTTCAGGTCTTGTTTTAGGAAAAGTTATTGGGATTTTCGGTATATCGTTTTTAGCGATAAAAATGGGTATCACCAAACTTCCCGAAAACACCACGATGTATCAAATATTCGGCGTCTCTTTTTTAGGCGGTATAGGTTTTACAATGAGTATATTTGTGGCAGATTTGGCATTTATAGATAGTAATACACTTATTTTTGAAGCTAAAGTCGGCGTACTGTTTGCATCTATTTTATCAGGTACCATAGGTTACTTATTACTAAGAAATACTAGCCCGGTAAAATAA
- a CDS encoding PAS domain-containing protein — protein MNIIARENEVGFNDDTLLVTKTDLKGKITYANRAFIDIVKMDESELIGKAHNIIRHPDMPKAIFKLLWDYLKDSKEINAYVKNICKDGSYYWVFANVTPSYFEDKIVGYHSARRKPKQEALDIIKPLYKTLLDLEKQKGIEASLNKIQEILDEKGMEYDEFIISL, from the coding sequence ATGAATATTATTGCAAGAGAGAATGAGGTTGGTTTTAATGACGACACTTTACTCGTCACAAAAACCGATCTTAAAGGAAAAATAACTTACGCCAACCGTGCTTTTATCGATATAGTTAAAATGGATGAATCCGAATTAATCGGAAAAGCTCATAATATAATCCGCCATCCTGATATGCCAAAAGCAATTTTTAAACTTCTATGGGATTATCTAAAAGATTCTAAAGAGATAAATGCCTATGTTAAAAATATATGTAAAGACGGCTCATATTACTGGGTATTTGCAAACGTTACACCTTCTTATTTTGAAGATAAAATCGTAGGTTACCACTCTGCAAGAAGAAAACCCAAACAAGAAGCTCTTGATATTATCAAACCTTTGTATAAAACCCTTCTTGATTTAGAAAAACAAAAAGGAATCGAAGCAAGTCTTAATAAAATTCAAGAGATTTTGGATGAAAAAGGAATGGAATATGATGAATTTATCATCTCTCTCTAA